The following are from one region of the Mauremys mutica isolate MM-2020 ecotype Southern chromosome 22, ASM2049712v1, whole genome shotgun sequence genome:
- the LOC123354922 gene encoding beta,beta-carotene 9',10'-oxygenase-like isoform X2 — translation MTSNTVKVDENRSKRRKEMENEASESPQLSSLERPDLALSESSQSLYKPEALEKVLNVLKDVLPSPQQEPVTFSNRKGLQCISPLMRSVEETPQPILTKVKGHIPKWLTGSLLRNGPGKFEFGEEKFNHWFDGMALLHQFQLENGIVTYRSKFLQSDSYVTNSRHNRIVVSEFGTLAMPDPCKSIFGRFISWFEMPRPMDNSSVNYVVYKGDYYVSTETNFMRKVDPETLETKEKVDWSKFVVVNGATAHPHYEPDGTAYNMGNSYGKHGSSYNIIRIPPQKSNRDDTLQGAKVLCSIAPAEKMKPSYYHSFGMSENYVVFTEQPIKINLCRVITSKFLGKPIADGINWELQYKTRFHVVNKHTGELLLGQFYSKPFAAFHHINAFEDQGCVVLDLCCQDDGGSLQTYQLQNLRKAGEGLDQIYNSIARAFPRRFVLPLNVDSSVPVGQNLSPLSYTSASAVKEVDGTVWCMHENLHSEDLEEVGGMEFPQINYSRCNGRKYRFFYSCGFRHLVGDSLIKMDTETKKMKIWQEDGFYPSEPVFVPVPKATAEDSGVLLSVVVTPSQNQNTFLLVLDAETFSELGRAEVPVQMPYGFHGIFVPR, via the exons TTCTAAAGGACGTTCTGCCGAGCCCACAACAGGAGCCGGTCACCTTCAGCAAccggaagggtttgcaatgcatCTCCCCACTAATGAGAAGTGTGGAAGAGACTCCTCAGCCCATCCTGACAAAGGTCAAAGGGCACATTCCCAAGTGGCTTACTGGCAGCCTGCTAAGGAACGGGCCTGGGAAGTTTGAGTTTGGAGAGGAGAA ATTTAACCATTGGTTTGATGGCATGGCCCTGCTGCATCAGTTCCAACTGGAAAATGGCATCGTGACTTACAGGAGCAAGTTCCTGCAGAGTGATTCCTATGTGACTAACAGCCGGCACAATCGGATCGTGGTCTCGGAGTTTGGAACCCTGGCTATGCCGGACCCGTGCAAGAGCATCTTTGGGCGCTTCATATCATGGTTTGAGATGCCAC GGCCAATGGATAACTCTAGTGTGAACTATGTGGTGTACAAGGGAGACTATTATGTCAGCACTGAGACCAACTTCATGCGCAAAGTGGATCCAGAAACTCTGGAAACCAAGGAGAAG GTGGACTGGAGCAAATTCGTTGTGGTGAATGGAGCAACAGCCCATCCACATTATGAGCCTGATGGGACAGCATACAACATGGGCAACTCTTATGGGAAACATG GTTCCAGCTATAACATTATTCGGATTCCTCCGCAGAAGTCAAACCGCGATGACACTTTGCAGGGAGCAAAAGTTTTGTGCTCCATCGCTCCAGCTGAGAAGATGAAACCCTCCTACTATCACAGCTTTG GAATGAGTGAGAACTACGTGGTCTTCACTGAGCAGCCCATCAAGATTAATCTGTGTCGGGTCATCACATCCAAGTTCCTTGGGAAGCCCATTGCTGATGGGATAAACTGGGAGCTGCAGTACAAAACCCGCTTCCACGTGGTGAATAAGCACACGGGAGAG ctgcttctggggcagtTTTACAGCAAGCCCTTTGCTGCTTTCCATCATATCAACGCCTTTGAAGATCAGGGCTGTGTGGTCCTTGACCTCTGCTGCCAGGATGACGGAGGGAGCCTACAAACTTACCAGCTCCAAAACCTGCGCAAAGCTGGGGAGGGTCTGGATCAG ATCTATAACTCGATAGCCAGAGCTTTCCCCCGCCGCTTTGTTCTACCACTGAATGTGGATTCAAGCGTGCCCGTGGGACAGAACCTCAGCCCCTTGTCCTACACGTCAGCGAGTGCTGTGAAAGAGGTGGATGGGACG GTCTGGTGCATGCATGAAAATCTCCATTCCGAGGACCTGGAGGAGGTAGGGGGCATGGAGTTCCCCCAGATTAACTACTCGCGGTGCAACGGCAGGAAGTACCGCTTCTTCTACAGCTGCGGCTTTCGGCACCTGGTGGGAGATTCGCTGATCAAGATGGATACAGAAACCAAGAAAATGAAG ATTTGGCAAGAGGATGGATTCTATCCTTCGGAGCCTGTGTTTGTGCCAGTGCCTAAAGCCACTGCAGAAGACAGTGGAGTCCTTCTGTCTGTAGTGGTCACACCGTCGCAG AACCAAAACACTTTCCTGCTTGTCCTGGATGCAGAGACCTTCAGCGAACTGGGCCGCGCAGAAGTCCCAGTGCAAATGCCTTATGGATTCCATGGCATCTTTGTCCCACGTTAA